From one Solanum lycopersicum chromosome 12, SLM_r2.1 genomic stretch:
- the LOC101259410 gene encoding guanosine nucleotide diphosphate dissociation inhibitor 2, which produces MDEEYDVIVLGTGLKECILSGLLSVDGLKVLHMDRNDYYGGESTSLNLVQLWKRFRGSDKPPAQLGSSRDYNVDMIPKFIMANGALVRVLIHTDVTKYLYFKAVDGSFVYNKGKVHKVPATDMEALKSPLMGIFEKRRARKFFIYVQDYKESDPKTHEGMDLTRVTARELIAKYGLDDNTVDFIGHALALHRDDRYLDKPALDTVKRMKLYAESLARFQGGSPYIYPLYGLGELPQAFARLSAVYGGTYMLNKPECKVEFDEEGKVCGVTSEGETAKCKKVVCDPSYLNNKVRKVGKVARAIAIMSHPIPNTNDSHSVQIILPQKQLGRKSDLYLFCCSYTHNVAPKGKFIAFVSTEAETDNPESELKPGIDLLGQVDEIFFEAYDRFEPVNEPSLDNCFISTSYDATTHFESTVDDVLNMYTLITGKVLDLNVDLSAASAAEE; this is translated from the exons ATGGATGAAGAGTATGATGTGATTGTGCTTGGTACTGGTCTCAAGGAATGTATCCTCAGTGGTCTTCTCTCTGTTGATGGTCTCAAG GTCCTGCACATGGACAGAAATGACTATTATGGAGGAGAATCAACGTCTCTCAATCTTGTCCAG CTCTGGAAGAGGTTCAGGGGAAGTGATAAGCCTCCAGCTCAATTGGGTTCTAGCAGGGACTATAATGTTGACATGATCCCTAAG TTCATTATGGCTAATGGTGCTCTTGTACGAGTTCTAATCCACACCGATGTCACAAAATACTTATACTTCAAAGCTGTTGATGGAAGCTTTGTGTATAATAAAGGAAAG GTCCACAAGGTGCCTGCCACTGATATGGAGGCACTTAAATCTCCTTTAATGGGCATTTTTGAGAAACGCCGTGCTCGGAAGTTCTTCATCTATGTTCAGGATTATAAGGAGAGTGACCCAAAGACACATGAGGGGATGGATCTAACAAGAGTGACAGCAAGAGAGCTTATTGC AAAATATGGTCTTGATGACAATACTGTGGACTTCATTGGTCATGCATTGGCATTACACAGAGATGACCGCTACTTAGACAAACCTGCGTTGGATACAGTGAAGAGAATGAAG TTGTATGCTGAGTCTCTTGCACGTTTTCAAGGAGGATCACCATATATCTATCCTTTATATGGATTAGGAGAGCTTCCCCAG GCGTTTGCTCGACTTAGTGCTGTGTATGGTGGGACCTATATGCTGAACAAACCTGAATGCaag GTAGAGTTTGATGAAGAAGGAAAAGTCTGTGGTGTCACTTCAGAAGGAGAGACAGCTAAGTGCAAGAAAGTTGTATGTGATCCTTCTTACTTGAACAACAAG GTTAGAAAGGTTGGAAAAGTTGCAAGAGCTATTGCAATTATGAGCCACCCAATTCCAAATACCAATGATTCACACTCAGTGCAAATTATTTTACCCCAAAAACAATTGGGCCGTAAATCTGATCT GTACCTGTTCTGTTGTTCTTACACTCATAATGTTGCTCCAAAGGGCAAATTTATTGCATTTGTCTCAACAGAGGCAGAAACTGATAATCCGGAGAGTGAGCTGAAGCCTGGCATTGATCTTCTAGGACAAGTGGATGAGATCTTCTTTGAAGCATATGACAGATTTGAGCCTGTCAATGAGCCCTCTTTAGATAATTGTTTTATTTCTACT AGCTATGATGCTACAACTCACTTTGAGTCGACTGTTGATGATGTCCTCAATATGTATACCTTGATTACTGGAAAG GTTCTGGACCTCAATGTGGATCTAAGTGCTGCGAGTGCCGCTGAAGAATGA